GGAGGTCGGCCTCGACCCGGGCAGCGTGACCGTGCTGGCCGAGCTGCCCAAGCTGTGGATCCCGGTCAGCGACTTCGTGGTCACCCCGGTGCTCGCGTGGTGGCACGCGCCGCACCCGGTGCACCCCCGCGAGCCGGCCGAGGTGGCGCACGTCGCCCGGCTGCCCGTCGCCGAGCTGGTCGACCCGGACAACCGGGTGCGGGTACGCCACCCCAGCGGCTGGATCGGCCCCGCCTTCTCGGTCCGCGGGATGCTGGTCTGGGGTTTCACCGCCGGCGTGCTGAACACGCTGCTGGAGATGGGCGGCTGGGCCCGCCCGTGGTCCCGCGCCCGGGTGGTCGAACTGCCGCCGACCGGTGCCACCCCGGCCCCCTCCGCCGGCACCGACGAGGTCGACGAGGCCCCGGTGCGCTGAGCCGGGCCGGTCACCGGCGTGCCTCCGAAGGTCACGTTCAGCGAGCGGCCAGCCTCTTCTGGGCGCGGTGCCCGTACCCTGGGTGCGTGTCCGCCGTGGATCTCGTACTGCTGCTGCTCATGCTCGTGTTCGCGATCAGCGGATACCGTCAGGGCTTCGTCATCGGAGCCCTGTCGTTCTCCGGGTTCTTCCTGGGCGCGCTCGTCGGCCTCCAGATCGGCCCGCTGATCGCCCGGCAGTTCGCCGAGAGCGGCACCCGGGTGCTGATTTCCCTCGTCGCGATCTTCGGGCTCGCCGTGCTCGGCCAGGCGCTGGCCGGCTGGCTCGGCTCGCACCTGCGCCAGACGATCACGAACGAGCTGGCCAAGCAGCTCGACGACATCGGCGGCGCGCTGGTCTCGGTCTTCGCCGTGATGCTGGTGGCCTGGCTGGTCGCGGTGCCGCTCGGCTCGTCCTCACTGCCCTGGCTGGCCTCCTCGGTGCGCAACAGCGCCCTGCTCACGGTGGTCGACCGGGTGCTGCCGGACAAGGCACAGGAGCTGTCCACGGCGCTGCGGGACACCGTCGACACCAACGGCTTCCCGGACGTCTTCGGCGACCTCGCCCCGACCCGCGCCCGCCAGGTCTCCCCGCCCGACCCGGCACTGGCCGGCTCCCAGGTGGTGCAGAGCAGCCAGCGGGCGGTGGTCAAGGTGCTCGGCTCCGCACCGAGCTGCGCCCGCCGCATCGAGGGCTCCGGCTTCGTCTACGCCGACGACCGGGTGATGACCAACGCGCACGTGGTGGCGGGCACCCGCTCGGTCGCGGTCGAGCTGCGCGGCGAGCGGTACGACGGCGAGGTGGTCGTCTACGACCCGCAGCGGGACCTGGCCGTGCTGCACGTGCCCGGGCTGCCCGGCCCGTCCCTGCGCTTCGCCGCCGGCCAGGCCGGCAGCGGGGCCGACGCGATCGTGCTGGGCTTCCCCCTCGACGGCCCGTACGACGCCCGGCCGGCCCGGGTCCGGGACGTCGACCGGATCACCGGCCCGGACATCTACTCCTCCGGTGACGTGACCCGGGAGATCTACACGATCCGGGCGCTGGTGCGCAGCGGCAACTCGGGCGGCCCGCTGGTCTCCTCGAACGGGCTGGTGCTCGGGGTGATCTTCGCGGCCGCGGCCGACGACCCGAACACCGGCTTCGCGGTGACCGCCGCCGAGGCCCGGCCGGTGGCGCTGGCGGGCGCGGAGCGTACCCGGGCGGTCGGCACCGGCGACTGCACCTGAGCGGACGGAGCGACCGCGACGGACGCGACGGTGACGCTCAGCCGGCGGACGCGCCCGCCGGGGCCACGCCGTCGCCCGGGCGGCTGACCGGCTGCCGGGGCCGGCCCCAGGTCAGGGTGCGGTCGAGCAACGTCCGCGCCATGATCGCCACGCAGGTGCCGCCGTTGAGGAAGGACGCCACCACGTCGCTGGGGTGGTGCATGCCTCGGTACATCCGGGTGACCGCCACCCCGACCGGCACCAGGACCAGCAGCGTCCACCAGGCGACCTTGGCGGGGGTGCTCCGCACCCGCAGCGCCAGCAGCACCGCGATGCCGACGTAGAGCGCCATCGCGGCTGAGGTGTGCCCGGACGGGAAGCTGGAGGTCGGCGGGGAGACGTCCATGTGCTCGACGGCCGGGCGGCGGCGGTCGATGACCATGGTGGTGAAGAGGAAGACCAACGCCTGTGCGCTCACCGCCGCGCAGAGGAAGAGCGGTTCCCGCCAGCGGTGCAGCACCAGCCGCAGCACCAGCGCCACCAGCACGGTCACCACGACGATCAGCTGGGTGCTGGCCACCGTGCTGAACACCAGCGACACGGCGTTCCACCCCGGCGTCCGGTCGGCCGCCAGCTCGCGGTTGACCGTGTCCTCGACGGTGAACGGCCAGGTGTTCGCGAGCACCCGGGTGACCAGGAGGCCCAGCGCCACCATGACGGAGAAGAGCAGGGCCACCGGCAGCAGGATGCGCCGGGCGACCTGGACCACGAGATCGGACATGGGGCGCCCTTTACCCCGACGGGTGTCGAACTACGCGCCGTCCGGGTCCGACTCGGCCAGCTCCGGCTCGACGCCCTCCCGCACGGTACGCACCGGCCGGCGTCCGGTCCGGGTCCGCCAGGTGGTGAAGGCGGCGGTCGTCGCGGCGACCACCGCGACGCCGAGCAGCCAGCCGCCGACGACGTCGCTGGTCCAGTGCACGCCCAGCGCGATCCGGCTCAGCCCGGTCACCACCGCGAGCAGCACCGCCACGGTCCAGAGTGCCCAGCGCAGCGGCCGCCGCTCCCGGGCGAACGGCAGGAAGACCAGCAGCAGCACCCCGGCGGCCAGGGTGGCGTTCAGCGCGTGACCGGACGGGAAGGAGAACCCGGCCGCCCGGGCCACCGGGTCGAGCAGGTCCGGGCGGTGCCGCCCGACCAGCAGCTTCAGCAGCGCGCCGAGCAGGCCGCCGACGGCCATCGTGGTGACCACCCAGAGGGCCAGCCGCGGCGCCCGGCGCAGCATCAGCCAGACCAGCAGCACGGCGGCGGCCACCCGCAGCGGGCCGGGGGCGAACACATCGGTCCAGAAACTCATCACCCGCACCCAGCCCGGGTGGTCGAGCGCATACCCGTGGAGGGCCGCGGTGATCGACGCGTCCAGCCGGAACAGCGGCGGCCAGGCGCCGAGCACCAGCAGCGCCAGCAGGGCGAAGGGCACCAGCACCAGGAACGCCGCGACGGCCGCGAGGGTCAGGCGGAGGCCCAGCGACCGGTCCGGATCCAGGCGGCGGCGCCGCCAGGACCGCTCGACCGTCGACATCCCATCACCCACACCCGACGCGTTCATGCGGTGACCCCTACCCAGGAAAGGCCAGGGTCAGACCGGCCCGGTCAGCGGCCGGACTGGCGGAACCGGCGGATCGCCAGCGCGGCGCCGGTGACCAGCGCGACGAGCAGGACGAGCCCTGGCCAGAGCCGCTCCGGCGCCGAGCCTTCGGCCTGGCCGGCCGGGCGGGCCGCCCACCGGGTCTGCTTGGGTGCGGCCAGGGTGAACGGGTCGGCGCCCTGCCCGGCGTCGGCCCGGGTGTCCGGGCCGGCGCCGGGCGCCCGGCCGAAGCCCACCTCCCCGGGGGAGCCCTGGTCGTCGAGCGGGTTGCGCGCCACCGACGGCACGTCGGAGGTCAGCGCGGCCACCGGATCGACCATGCCGTAGCCGAACCGGTCGTCCCGACCGGTGGGCCCGAGGTCCCGCGCGGTGGTGATGATCCGGTTGACCACGTCCGCGGCGGACATCTGCGGGTACCGGGCCCGGACGAGGGCCGCCGTCGCCGCGACCAGCGGGGCCGCGAAGCTGGTGCCCTGCATCAGCCAGTAACCACCGGGGCGGGCCCCGTAGATCGCGGTGGCCGGAGCGCTGAGCACCGTCTCATGGCCGGTGACCGAGCCGGACCAGAGGTTGTCATTCCGGTCCAGCCCCGTGACGGCGAGCACGCCCGGCTCGCGGGCCGGGTACCAGACCTTGCGGCTGTCCGAGGTGGCCAGGTTGCCGGTGCAGGCGACCACCACGACGTTGCGGGCGAAGGCGTAGTCGATGGCGGCGGCCAGGGGCGGGCTGGGTTCGCTGCCGCCGAGAGAGAGGTTGATCACGAGGGCGCCGTGGTCCACCGCCCAACGCACCCCCTTGGCGACCGTCAACGCGTCGTCGTACCGGTTCTCCTGGTCGAGCACCCGGACCGGGAGGATCTTGGCGTCCGGCGCCAGCCCGACCGCGCCGCGATCGTCGTCGTTGCGCCCGGCGATCAGGCCGGCGACGGTGGTGCCGTGCCCCACCGGATCCGGTTCGTCGGCACCCTTCGAGACCAGGTCGATGCCGGGCAGCACCTGCCCGGCCAGGTCGGGGTGGGAACCGTCCACTCCGGAGTCGACGACGGCGACGATGATGCCGCGACCGGTGGAGGTCTGCCAGGCGGTCTGCGCCTGCAACGTGGCGAGCTGCCACTGCCCCTCACGGACCGGGTCCACCCCGGTGGGCTCGTCCACCGGCGCACGCCGGGCGGTTCCTGCTGCGGCGGGGGCCGGGGCCGCGTGCGCGGGCGGGGCCAGCGGACCGGCCACGGTGGCGAGGGCGGCCGCCGCACCGAGCAGCGCGCGCCCGACAAGACGCCGGGCCGCCGTCGGGGCTCCCTGCCGATCCCTGGTCACATCCCCAGCCATTCAACGCGACAGAAACATGCTGCTCGGAGATTACCGGGTTTCCCGTACGCCACGGTGCAAGTCGCTGACCCCGCTCATCCCGGCGGCAGGTGGGCCAGCTGCACCAGCCGGACGCCCTCCCGCCGGGTCACCAGCCGGCCCCGCCCCGGGGGCAGCGGCCCGGCCTTCACCTGACCCACGAGCGTCCCCTCCTCCGGGCCGCCGGACATCACCAGGCCGGGCGTGGAGAGCTCCCGCAGCCGCTGGACGATCGGCTCGTACGAGGTCCGGCCGGAACCGGCCGCCCGGCGGGCGAGCACCAGGTGCAGGCCGACGTCCCGGGCGTGCGGCAGATGCTCCTCCAGCGCGCGCAGCGGGTTCGCCGGCCCACCGGCCACCAGGTCGTAGTCGTCCACCAGCACGAACAGCTCCGGACCGGTCCACCAGGACCGGCTGCGCAGCTCGGCCGGGGTGACCTCCGGCCCGGGCAGCCGCCCCTGGAGGTAGCTGGCCGCCGACTCGATCAGCGCGACGGTGTGCGGCGCGGCCGTGCCGTACCCGATCAGGTGCGGCGTCTCGATGGTGCCCATCAGGCTGCGCCGGTAGTCCACCAGGATCACCCGGGCCTCGTCCGGGGTGAACCGGTTGACGATCGAGGTGGCCAACGCGCGCAGGAACGACGACTTGCCGCACTCGGCGTCGCCGAAGACCACGAAGTTGGGCTCCACGGCGAAGTCCAGCACCACCGGACGCAGGTCCGCCTCGGCCACCCCGATCGGGAAGGCCAACCCGTCGGTCCCGCTCTGGTCCAGCTCCGCGTAGGGCAGCACGGGCGGGAGCAGCCGGATCCGGGGCGCGGTCGGCCCGGCCCACGCCCCGGCCACCGCCTTGACCAGGTCGGTGGTCCCGGTGCCCAGCGCGGCGACGGTGGGCCGGGCGGTGAGGAAGTGCAGCCCCTCGGCGGTGATGCCGCGGCCCGGCTGCTGCTCCGGCACGGTGGCCGCGACGGGGCGCTTGACCAGCACCGAGTCGGCCGGGTCGCCGAGGCGCAGTTCGAGGCGGGAGCCGAAGAGGTCCCGGATCGCCGGCCGGAAGTCCGACCAGCGCAGCGAGCTGGCGACCACGTGCACCCCGTACGCGAGCCCTCGGGTGGCCAGCTCGGTGACCAGCGGTTCCAGGTCCTCGTAGTCGCTGCGCAGGGTGTTCCATCCATCGATCACCAGGAACACGTCGCCGAACGGGTCGGGGTCCGGCCGCCCGGCGGGCAGCGCGGCGGCCCGCCGCCGGCGCCACGCCGCCACCGACTCCACCCCCGCCTCGGCGAAGCGCCGCTCCCGCTCGACGAGCAGGCTGACGATCTCGCCGACGGTACGGCGTACGGCGGTGTGGTCGGCCCGCCCCGCCACCCCGCCGACGTGCGGCAGGTCGCGCAGCGCGCCTAGCGTCCCGCCGCCGAGGTCGAGGCAGTAGATCTGGGCCTCGGCCGGGGTGTGGGTGAGCGCCAGGGCGCAGCTGAGCGTGCGCAGCAGGGTGGACCGGCCGCTGC
This sequence is a window from Micromonospora sp. NBRC 110009. Protein-coding genes within it:
- a CDS encoding NUDIX hydrolase, yielding MTRQPPGWLDPLLGRLGTARAEDFTRLTTPESGGRESAVLVLLGEEPGAGPDVLVLQRAATLRNHAGQPAFPGGAADPEDVDASATALREANEEVGLDPGSVTVLAELPKLWIPVSDFVVTPVLAWWHAPHPVHPREPAEVAHVARLPVAELVDPDNRVRVRHPSGWIGPAFSVRGMLVWGFTAGVLNTLLEMGGWARPWSRARVVELPPTGATPAPSAGTDEVDEAPVR
- a CDS encoding MarP family serine protease — its product is MSAVDLVLLLLMLVFAISGYRQGFVIGALSFSGFFLGALVGLQIGPLIARQFAESGTRVLISLVAIFGLAVLGQALAGWLGSHLRQTITNELAKQLDDIGGALVSVFAVMLVAWLVAVPLGSSSLPWLASSVRNSALLTVVDRVLPDKAQELSTALRDTVDTNGFPDVFGDLAPTRARQVSPPDPALAGSQVVQSSQRAVVKVLGSAPSCARRIEGSGFVYADDRVMTNAHVVAGTRSVAVELRGERYDGEVVVYDPQRDLAVLHVPGLPGPSLRFAAGQAGSGADAIVLGFPLDGPYDARPARVRDVDRITGPDIYSSGDVTREIYTIRALVRSGNSGGPLVSSNGLVLGVIFAAAADDPNTGFAVTAAEARPVALAGAERTRAVGTGDCT
- a CDS encoding phosphatase PAP2 family protein, yielding MSDLVVQVARRILLPVALLFSVMVALGLLVTRVLANTWPFTVEDTVNRELAADRTPGWNAVSLVFSTVASTQLIVVVTVLVALVLRLVLHRWREPLFLCAAVSAQALVFLFTTMVIDRRRPAVEHMDVSPPTSSFPSGHTSAAMALYVGIAVLLALRVRSTPAKVAWWTLLVLVPVGVAVTRMYRGMHHPSDVVASFLNGGTCVAIMARTLLDRTLTWGRPRQPVSRPGDGVAPAGASAG
- a CDS encoding phosphatase PAP2 family protein — its product is MNASGVGDGMSTVERSWRRRRLDPDRSLGLRLTLAAVAAFLVLVPFALLALLVLGAWPPLFRLDASITAALHGYALDHPGWVRVMSFWTDVFAPGPLRVAAAVLLVWLMLRRAPRLALWVVTTMAVGGLLGALLKLLVGRHRPDLLDPVARAAGFSFPSGHALNATLAAGVLLLVFLPFARERRPLRWALWTVAVLLAVVTGLSRIALGVHWTSDVVGGWLLGVAVVAATTAAFTTWRTRTGRRPVRTVREGVEPELAESDPDGA
- the mycP gene encoding type VII secretion-associated serine protease mycosin, whose protein sequence is MTRDRQGAPTAARRLVGRALLGAAAALATVAGPLAPPAHAAPAPAAAGTARRAPVDEPTGVDPVREGQWQLATLQAQTAWQTSTGRGIIVAVVDSGVDGSHPDLAGQVLPGIDLVSKGADEPDPVGHGTTVAGLIAGRNDDDRGAVGLAPDAKILPVRVLDQENRYDDALTVAKGVRWAVDHGALVINLSLGGSEPSPPLAAAIDYAFARNVVVVACTGNLATSDSRKVWYPAREPGVLAVTGLDRNDNLWSGSVTGHETVLSAPATAIYGARPGGYWLMQGTSFAAPLVAATAALVRARYPQMSAADVVNRIITTARDLGPTGRDDRFGYGMVDPVAALTSDVPSVARNPLDDQGSPGEVGFGRAPGAGPDTRADAGQGADPFTLAAPKQTRWAARPAGQAEGSAPERLWPGLVLLVALVTGAALAIRRFRQSGR